From Streptomyces sp. NBC_01754, a single genomic window includes:
- a CDS encoding amino acid ABC transporter ATP-binding protein — MSGVSVNKAAEDAAPVANDLVVLSNVNKHFGALHVLQDIDLTIARGEVVVVIGPSGSGKSTLCRTINRLETIDSGAITIDGKPLPQEGKELARLRADVGMVFQSFNLFAHKTVLENVVLGQTKVRRTDKKAAEEKARALLDRVGVGVQADKYPAQLSGGQQQRVAIARALAMGPKVMLFDEPTSALDPEMINEVLEVMQQLAREGMTMVVVTHEMGFARSAANRVVFMADGKIVEEATPDQFFSAPRSDRAKDFLSKILHH, encoded by the coding sequence ATGAGCGGAGTTTCAGTGAACAAGGCCGCCGAGGATGCCGCGCCTGTGGCGAACGACCTTGTCGTACTGAGCAACGTCAACAAGCACTTCGGCGCGCTGCATGTGCTCCAGGACATCGACCTGACCATCGCCCGCGGCGAGGTCGTCGTCGTCATCGGGCCCTCCGGGTCCGGGAAGTCCACGCTGTGCCGCACGATCAACCGCTTGGAGACGATCGACTCGGGCGCGATCACGATCGACGGCAAGCCGCTGCCCCAGGAGGGCAAGGAGCTGGCCAGGCTGCGCGCCGACGTCGGCATGGTCTTCCAGTCGTTCAATCTCTTCGCGCACAAGACGGTGCTCGAGAACGTCGTGCTGGGCCAGACCAAGGTCCGCAGGACCGACAAGAAGGCCGCCGAGGAGAAGGCCCGCGCCCTGCTCGACCGGGTGGGCGTCGGGGTGCAGGCCGACAAGTACCCGGCGCAGCTCTCCGGCGGCCAGCAGCAGCGTGTGGCCATCGCCCGTGCCCTGGCCATGGGCCCCAAGGTCATGCTCTTCGACGAGCCCACGTCGGCGCTCGACCCGGAGATGATCAACGAAGTGCTCGAGGTCATGCAGCAGTTGGCCCGGGAGGGGATGACGATGGTCGTCGTCACCCACGAGATGGGCTTCGCCCGTTCCGCCGCCAACCGGGTCGTCTTCATGGCTGACGGGAAGATCGTCGAAGAGGCCACGCCGGACCAGTTCTTCAGCGCTCCGCGCAGCGACCGGGCCAAGGACTTCCTGTCGAAGATCCTGCACCACTGA
- a CDS encoding glutamate ABC transporter substrate-binding protein, with translation MKLRKSAAVAAIAVLALTATACGGKDGSAGDKPSGTKPGSSEAPELPKYTVATGVDLDSPTLKEAQKRGKLVIGAKADQPYLGFEDQSTKERSGFDIEIAKMIAADLGFSESQIQWKTVDSGIRETAIAKGQVDYLVGTYTINDERKKQVGFAGPYYKAGADLLVRKDEEAITGKDAVKGKKVCSIVGSTPLQEIKKPEYGASVVELAKYSDCVQQLLTKQVDAVTTDDSILKGYAAANSGKLKVVGKPFTEEPYGIGLNKDDKVLREAVNKSLETHIQDGTYKKIYEATLGLSGSDYTEPPAIEKY, from the coding sequence ATGAAGCTCCGCAAGTCGGCCGCCGTCGCGGCCATCGCCGTACTCGCCCTGACCGCGACCGCGTGCGGCGGCAAGGACGGCTCGGCCGGCGACAAGCCGTCGGGCACGAAGCCCGGTTCGTCCGAGGCTCCCGAACTGCCGAAGTACACCGTGGCGACCGGCGTCGACCTCGACTCGCCGACCCTCAAGGAGGCGCAGAAGCGCGGCAAGCTGGTCATCGGTGCCAAGGCCGACCAGCCGTACCTCGGTTTCGAGGACCAGTCGACCAAGGAGCGGTCCGGCTTCGACATCGAGATCGCCAAGATGATCGCGGCGGACCTCGGCTTCTCCGAGTCCCAGATCCAGTGGAAGACCGTCGACTCCGGCATCCGTGAGACGGCGATCGCCAAGGGCCAGGTGGACTACCTCGTCGGCACGTACACGATCAACGACGAGCGCAAGAAGCAGGTGGGCTTCGCGGGCCCGTACTACAAGGCGGGCGCCGACCTGCTGGTGCGCAAGGACGAGGAGGCCATCACCGGCAAGGACGCGGTGAAGGGCAAGAAGGTCTGCTCGATCGTGGGCTCCACCCCGCTCCAGGAAATCAAGAAGCCCGAGTACGGCGCGTCGGTCGTCGAGCTGGCCAAGTACTCGGACTGCGTGCAGCAGCTGCTGACGAAGCAGGTCGACGCCGTCACCACGGACGACTCGATCCTCAAGGGCTACGCCGCCGCCAACTCCGGCAAGCTCAAGGTCGTCGGCAAGCCGTTCACCGAGGAGCCCTACGGCATCGGTCTGAACAAGGACGACAAGGTGCTCCGCGAGGCCGTCAACAAGTCCCTGGAGACCCACATCCAGGACGGCACGTACAAGAAGATCTACGAGGCCACCCTGGGCCTGTCCGGTTCGGACTACACCGAGCCGCCGGCCATCGAGAAGTACTGA
- a CDS encoding response regulator transcription factor, with product MRLLLVEDDDHVAAALSAVLARHGFQVVHARNGEDALQALLPAERDPFGVVLLDLGLPDQDGYEVCGKIRKRSAIPVIMVTARADVRSRIHGLNLGADDYVVKPYDTGELLARIHAVARRGTTGEDTGANPSAALLLGHVRVELPTRRVSVDGEEVQLTRKEFDLLALLAQRPGVVFRREQIISEVWRTSWEGTGRTLEVHVASLRSKLRLPALIETVRGVGYRLVTPSR from the coding sequence ATGAGGCTGCTGCTCGTCGAGGACGACGACCACGTCGCGGCGGCCCTGTCGGCCGTGCTCGCGCGGCACGGTTTCCAGGTGGTGCACGCGCGCAACGGCGAGGACGCCCTCCAGGCGCTGCTCCCCGCCGAGCGGGATCCCTTCGGCGTCGTACTCCTGGACCTCGGCCTGCCCGACCAGGACGGCTACGAGGTGTGCGGGAAGATCCGCAAGCGCTCCGCGATCCCGGTGATCATGGTGACCGCCCGCGCCGACGTCCGCTCACGGATCCACGGCCTCAACCTCGGCGCGGACGACTACGTCGTCAAGCCCTACGACACCGGTGAACTCCTCGCACGCATCCACGCGGTCGCCCGGCGTGGGACGACGGGCGAGGACACCGGCGCGAACCCGTCGGCGGCCCTGCTGCTCGGGCACGTCCGCGTCGAACTGCCCACCCGGAGGGTCAGCGTCGACGGCGAGGAGGTCCAGCTCACCCGCAAGGAGTTCGACCTCCTCGCCCTGCTCGCGCAGCGGCCCGGGGTCGTCTTCCGCCGCGAGCAGATCATCAGCGAGGTATGGCGCACCAGCTGGGAGGGGACCGGGCGCACCCTGGAGGTGCACGTGGCCTCGCTCCGCTCCAAGCTGCGGCTCCCCGCCCTGATCGAGACCGTGCGGGGCGTCGGCTACCGGCTCGTCACGCCGTCCCGCTGA
- a CDS encoding sensor histidine kinase: MRARLLPILIVLMAAVLLALGLPLAVRVAAAEQQRVVIDRIDDTARFAALAQFVSESVEGTDERQRILQTELEAYASVYGIRAGVFYRDDRALAKAPASWAVPAEGEGREAFKEALLGRRSHDPPQVWPWQDDRVVVASPVVRDGDVVAVVVTDSPTGEMRSRTVRGWLLIGLGESVALLVALGAAFRLAGWVLLPVRILDAAAHDIAGGRMRSRVAASGGPPELRRLARSFNEMADNVEEVLEQQRAFVADASHQLRNPLAALLLRIELLALELPDGNEEIASVRMEGKRLARVLDDLLDLALAEHAAADLQLTDIAALTAERVASWRPLAEEKGVRLTLDGAPAVTGWADPIALSSALDAVIDNALKFTPAGEEVRVTAGTDGAGATVVVADRGPGLTEQELERVGDRFWRSNRHQNVQGSGLGLSISRTLLTAGGGSIGYAVHEPHGLRVTVTVPRDRPQA, from the coding sequence GTGCGCGCCCGCCTGCTCCCGATCCTCATCGTGCTGATGGCCGCCGTCCTGCTCGCCCTCGGGCTGCCGCTGGCGGTCCGGGTCGCCGCGGCGGAACAGCAGCGGGTCGTCATCGACCGCATCGACGACACGGCCCGCTTCGCCGCGCTCGCCCAGTTCGTGAGCGAGTCCGTCGAGGGCACCGACGAACGGCAGCGGATCCTTCAGACCGAGCTGGAGGCCTACGCGTCGGTGTACGGGATCAGGGCCGGCGTCTTCTACCGGGACGACCGCGCCCTCGCGAAGGCCCCCGCCTCCTGGGCCGTGCCCGCCGAGGGGGAGGGGCGCGAGGCGTTCAAGGAGGCGTTGCTCGGGCGGCGTTCGCACGACCCGCCCCAGGTCTGGCCCTGGCAGGACGACCGTGTCGTCGTCGCCTCGCCGGTCGTCCGGGACGGTGACGTGGTCGCCGTGGTGGTCACGGACTCGCCCACCGGGGAGATGCGCTCGCGGACCGTGCGCGGCTGGCTGCTCATCGGTCTCGGAGAGTCCGTCGCCCTGCTGGTGGCGCTGGGAGCGGCGTTCCGGCTCGCCGGGTGGGTGCTCCTGCCCGTACGGATCCTGGACGCGGCCGCCCACGACATCGCCGGCGGACGGATGCGCTCGCGGGTCGCGGCGTCGGGCGGGCCCCCGGAACTGAGGAGACTGGCCCGCTCGTTCAACGAGATGGCCGACAACGTCGAGGAGGTGCTGGAACAGCAGCGCGCCTTCGTCGCCGACGCCTCGCACCAGTTGCGCAACCCGCTGGCCGCGCTGCTGCTGCGGATCGAGCTCCTCGCCCTGGAACTCCCCGACGGCAACGAGGAGATCGCCTCCGTCCGCATGGAGGGCAAACGCCTCGCCCGGGTCCTGGACGACCTGCTCGACCTGGCGCTGGCCGAACACGCCGCGGCCGACCTCCAGCTCACCGACATCGCGGCGCTCACCGCGGAACGCGTCGCCTCCTGGCGCCCCCTGGCCGAGGAGAAGGGCGTACGGCTCACGCTGGACGGCGCGCCCGCGGTGACGGGCTGGGCCGACCCGATCGCCCTCTCCAGCGCGCTGGACGCCGTCATCGACAACGCGCTGAAGTTCACACCCGCGGGGGAGGAGGTCCGGGTCACGGCCGGGACGGACGGCGCCGGCGCGACCGTCGTCGTCGCCGACCGGGGCCCCGGCCTCACCGAGCAGGAACTGGAGCGCGTCGGCGACCGCTTCTGGCGCAGCAACCGGCACCAGAACGTCCAGGGGTCGGGCCTGGGCCTGTCCATCTCGCGCACCCTGCTCACCGCGGGCGGCGGGTCGATCGGCTACGCCGTTCACGAGCCGCACGGCCTGCGGGTGACGGTCACCGTGCCGCGCGACCGGCCGCAGGCCTGA